Genomic window (Rosa chinensis cultivar Old Blush chromosome 6, RchiOBHm-V2, whole genome shotgun sequence):
CATAGTTGGAATTAAGAAAtatatgcagtttttttttatttcgttTCCAGGTCTACCGCAGATGGATATCATGAATTTGATTCTCAATAATTTAGCATGCATGTGATCGAGCCTTCTTATCAATCTAGTTTCAAAAATGTATTAACTGTCCAAATGATACGGACAAACAAGAGCAAGTGAAAACCGTTGAAAAATTCCTCAAGAACTCTTGTGATGTATTGTTTTGTTTCGCTCCAATTTCATCATTAGTAGTTCACAAATCTCAACAATTGGCATCTGAATATTGTCTTGGTCAAGTCCTCAATGACAAGCAATTCCCCATTGGCATTTGAGTATGTTCAACCCAACAAGTGAAAAGTAATTAAAACATTCTTTGGGTGCCATTGTATTAACTTTAGTGATGACCATGTGATTTACCGAAACTCTCACGTTGAACCATTGAGGAATTGATGCTGAGCCTTCTAGTGTAAAATGCCATTCtttgggtcttttttttttttttttttttttttttttcaactgcaGCAATGCAATAAGTAGTCTCTCttgtataagaaaaaaaataggtaGTCTCTTACCAGATATTtcagcaaatatatatatatatatatatatatatatttaatgaaAAAATATTGTGTATTGTGAATGAGAATAATTTAGGAAGTTTGGGGTTGTAAaatgttaaaataaaaaaattaacatataTTATGTATTAAGTAAGAAATAATGTATCTATCATTTAAcaatgtgtgaataaaatttctcatctTGATAATAAGCGAAAACAAAAATGCAAACGACTTTGTTTTCGGTTTAGAGCTCAAATCGTCTCCATATTCTTCGGGTATAATAATATCGAAAAACGGCCCACTCGAGTGTGTTTTTTTCCCTCCAGTCCAGTAGGAGATAGGAACAAATGCTAGCACGCCGACTTCCGTCTACGGCGGCTGCTTTCTCACGCCGGTGGGCCGGACTGCCGAACTTGGGCCGTACTCCGTCGTCTCTGCAATCACTCCCCGTTTTCCCTAATAAAATTACCCTGATTGCCTTCGGTTCCACCGCAGCGCAAATGTCCGCAGAACACACGGACTCAATCCCCCAGGCCTCGTCAAAACAAGTAACACTCCAATTCCATATTCAATTTGAAAGATTGTGTTTTCGGCCATGTGAAATGTAAATTTTGGTCAGTTTCTGACTTTCTTCTCACAGGGTGCTCTTAAACCCGGTTTATACTTGGTCGGAACTCCGATTGGAAATCTTGAAGATATCACCTTCCGGTACTCCTCACCCAAAACCTCTTCATTTTTTTACTCTGTTTTCGATCTCATGGTGTTTGGGATTTCGCAAATGCAGGGCTCTCCGTGTCCTGAAATCAGCCCATGTGATACTCTCAGAGGACACTAGGCACTCAGGGAAGTTGCTCCATCACTACAACATCAAAACTCCTCTTGTAAGTCTGGAGTTGTTTTCGGGCTTTTACTGATGATTGCTTGGCTGTTAGTTTTAGTTATGGTGATTTATGCTTTTAGATTGCAGCTGAGCTATCACAAGTTCAATGAATCCCAGAGGGAACAGACGGTGTTAATGAGGTTGAAGGAAGGTGAGATCGTTGCGCTTATAAGCGATGCTGGGATGCCAGGCATTAGTGATCCTGGTACGGAACTGGTGAGGGTCTGCCTCTACATTTTGCTTTATGTGTTTGTTAGTTTTGTTAGTAGTCCGTATCTTAAAACATCTTTAGGTAAGCTTGAATTCGTATGGTCAGTGGTGACAGTGTGATTTAGAAGTAGTTGACAAGTGTTATTACGGATAGGGATGTAGATGGTGGTACTACTTTTCATATGTTATGAAGAATGTAATTGGTGCATGTATAAATTTCAAGTCTTGATGTAGGCTAAACTCTGTGCGAATGAAAATATTCCTGTTATTCCTATCCCCGGACCGTCTGCTTTTGTGGCTGCTCTCTCTGCTTCAGGCCTGTCTACTGATGAGTTTACTTTTGGTAAGATTGTCATATTCCATGACATAGTTCTTGGTGGATATGGTGTGACTAGTGATATACTAATTATACTTCTTCAGTTGGATTCCTCTCTAAACATTCTGGAACTAGAAAAGAGAGACTAACAGTTTCTGCAAGTGAGGCAACAACACAGATATTTTATGTTCCTCCCCACAAGCTTCTTCAGTTTCTTGAAGAGACTTCTGCACTTTTCGGTGTTACAaggtatatgttttttttttttgtcttcactAACTCATTAATATAAAGACTATTATTCTTCAAGTGACTTATCGGCTTTTCAAGTAGATCATTTGCTAACTTTATATTTAATTTGCAATGCAGACAATGCGTAATAGCTCGTGAACTGACAAAAATTCATGAAGAGGTAATATTTGTTTACCTCTCATAATGTCTCTGTTATGTTGCTTTGATAGGTTTCTAAGAACTTCAACTATGATGATCACATTTTAGTTGTGACCGAATTATTGAACATGTGCACAACTGTTATGAATCTCATGGCATCAGACCTTGTAGGGTTGTAAAATCAGTGTGTTTTCTTATCAACAACTGCACTACTATGGTTTCACAAGTAATTTGATTCTTCTTTTAAATGATACTAACTCTAAAGTTCTCAACATAATTTAAGACTAGTGGCTGATAATATGAGAGACTAACAGTAAATTTAAGACTAGTGGCTGATAATATGAGATATTACCTAATTCAAGAGTTGTCTCTGCAGTACTCTTCTGACTCTGTACTAGTGTTTCTTTTTTTGGCAGATTGCACTTCTTAGATTTAAGCAGAATCTATCCTTCTACATACAACCTCTGAAATTTTCTAACATAATTTAAGACTAGTTACTAATAATATGAGATATTATTTGGTTCAAGAGTTATCTCTCGTCTCTGTACTACTCTTCAGGGTTTGTACTTTTGTATCTCTATTTGGCAGGCTGTTCCTGCACTCTTTAGATTCGAGCATGATCTGACCTCATTAGTGCCTTAGTTATGTGATTAAAACCTCTTCAACAGAGATTTGCATAATTCGGGAATAACTGAGTAACTCAATTGGATCATCTTATGATACAGAACATGTTAGAACAGTgctgcttctttttcttttctttttttcatgttCAGGTCCAGTGATATGTATGGTGTTTATAGAAAAGCATGTTTTACAACTACAATTTGCACTGCTATTTATTTCATGTTTTACAACTACAATTTGGCTTATGACACGTGCCCTATTTTGATGTTTCATCAGTTTTGGCGGGGTACATTGGGGGAAGCAGAACAATGGTTTACAACTCACCAGCCAAGAGGTGAAATTACAGTATTGATTGAAGGAAAGGAAGATATTCCGGTTGAAACTCCATCAGAGTCTCAGCTTGAGAATGAGTTGAGAGATTTGATCTCCAATGGGCATAGTCTTTCTACGGTAATGACATCTATCTTGCATGTTTAATCTTCCTGAATACAAGTCCTTTGAAGTTGAAATCATGAGTAGTTCATTTGAAGCTGATTTGTTACACTTTTGCTAGTTGATTGGAATTACTTGCTGGTGTAGTTCAATTTGCTGGTCATAGCAATATAGGATATCTTAGAAATAAGAACTACTAGTTGGTCGAGATCCACTCACCATTTCTTACAAAATCATTAGAAGTTCTCACTTTACTTCTTCACAATATAAGCATCACAGAAATTTTGAGTGATCATTAGCAGATCGGAAGTAAATTTGCATCTTGTTTTAATTCCAGCAGACCATCTCATCATGATCCTCATCTGTATTTATAGGCTGTCAAATTAGTAGCTGATGGAACATCGGTGAAAAGGAAAATTATATATTCAATTGCATTGAGAAAATTCGGGAAGCAACAACTTGTTTCAGAGAGTGATTCTTCAGATCCATCAAAGCCACATCGAGAGTGACCTCAGATGCTTCCTGGTGTAAAAGTTCAATTTGCTGAGTGAACTAGTGACTTGTATGTCTAGTGTGCTTCACATTTTTACTCCAATCTGTATGTCTCCCGGATTACAGGTGCTTCTAAAATTAGAGCACAAGCAGAGAGATGTAGTAGAGACTAGAGACTAATAGTCACTGTTTTACTGAATGATGTCTCTAATTTATTACAAGGCTCTAGtagttcatatattttacaTAGTGGACCAAATCCAAAGGGTGAAAAGGGTAGGACAGTAAATTGCCAAACCGTGATGTCCAAAGCCCAGACACACTGGGCTGTCGGCTGTCGGGTTCACGGGCACTGCATGATACAAACAACATTACATATCCAGTTGCAGAGCACCATGGTGAcaccctgaaaaaaaaaaaaaaatccttctaGCTTTTCTAGTTTTAATTGTCAAAATTACCCTTCCTCATTCCTGCTATTATTATTTGTACATTGGACTAGTTAATTTAACAGGCAGTGAGATACATCCCTCCCTAAGtttgctgctgctgctcctACTGAGTGGTTTGTACATGATGAATCAATTCTCCGATCACAATTGATCGTGACCGGCTATAGAAACCGAGGGGCCGGCAAATATACATTGGCCGGTGGCTAAAATCTGCCGGGGATCGAACTCCATCTTTCGCTGGTAAAACTGAGGCCACTTATCCCCGAAGTGGTCCATCCACTCTTGCTGTGTTGTGTAGTGGGGAAGGTATTGCTTTATCTTGATCCCTGCTTCATCACAGAACTTGAATATCCGACGGTTCTGATCGGTCAGGTACTCCAACGTATGAGTTTCGTCCCCGGAATCCAAAGCCGATCTCAGCAATGCCACAAGGTAAAAAACATCCTCATCCGGCGTCACCACCGAGCTCTGCTGGTCCCACCTACACACAATCAAAAGTTTAGAACCATCACCAAACGCCAAAAGCAGCGGCATCGTATAAGGTGGTTGGGATTTGATGCTTCCGAGTTCCGAGTGAATCATCTCTGGGAGAGTACTCGATGACATGTCGTTATATGCCCATGCAATGCAACGTATGCATTGAGCTGTGTTTCTGGAACTGTCTACGTGAAACGACATGGATGCCATATTGCCATCGTAGATTTTATTGGTGTTTTTCATTCATGCAACTGTGTCTTTAAGCAGGAAACTTACTTGTCTTTGTTCATGGGGTAGATGAGAACCGGGCCGCTTGTTTTGTTTCCCAAAATGCCCTTGAACACTCCCTCGTCGAAGTCAGCAATCCTTGATTTGGGGACAAAAAGGTTGAGCCATGGATGGGGAACATCCCACAAGCCCTTGGACCGGAGCTTCAACTCGGCCTTGTGAACCCGGTCCAGAAAATCCACGTAGGGAAGATCAGTAGTGAACACTGATGTCGGTACAAAATCCAGTTTTTCTAACAAAGCCTCTATTTCCTGcgtgaaacaaaaaaaaaaaaaaatgaaagaaagaaaacggAACTCATATCATCAGAATTCAGAACTTCGAATTCGTTGTCGTTTTGAAAAGAAGGGCAATCAAAGTACACAAAAATGACTTAAAGCTGCTACCAAACAGATGCTTTTGTCGGGATAAGTTCCATTCTAATTAGCTAGTTAACTAGAAGAATAATTCGGTGGGTGGGCGGCTTAGATTTAGTAATAATATAATTAGAACAAATTAAAGTAAGTTTGTATTCAATCTTAGGTTTTTGCATACAATAATAGATCACAGATCTTCCATGTTTTCCTGTGTATGTCGTTTACATTATTATAGTTGCAGATGAGTATATTACACACTTAAAGACTCTAATCTCAATCATAAAATCTAGCTTTAGTAGGACACTAATCTAGCTAGCAAATTAAACTATATAAGCTCTCATTGGATTAAATGTGTTCAGCAATGCCAGTTTTGGAAGCTACTCTAACCAagcacaaaataaaataatgtaatGTTAGTTAATTAGTCTTTAATTAAAGTCTTGGAGCACCTAGCTACCATCCAATGGGTGTTCTTGCTTCTTTAGCATGCAGGCCAATAGTGACCAGAccctgctttatttatttttccagatgAATCACCCTATTTGTTTTTAGGGTTCTGATGGCATTATACACAATTACCCAATAACTTGCATGCCTGAAATTTCTATCTTGACCAACTAGATCCACTGAATGCTGCTTTGTCTTGAAAAAGAACAATTAAGGTGGCTAATTAAAATACTAATCATGCAAATAAACATGCATGTATATATACCTGGTCAATAGTATCAGCGGTTGAATCATCGTAGTTTTTGGTTATCTCCAAGCAATATAAAACACCTCCATT
Coding sequences:
- the LOC112173711 gene encoding ribosomal RNA small subunit methyltransferase I; the protein is MLARRLPSTAAAFSRRWAGLPNLGRTPSSLQSLPVFPNKITLIAFGSTAAQMSAEHTDSIPQASSKQGALKPGLYLVGTPIGNLEDITFRALRVLKSAHVILSEDTRHSGKLLHHYNIKTPLLSYHKFNESQREQTVLMRLKEGEIVALISDAGMPGISDPGTELAKLCANENIPVIPIPGPSAFVAALSASGLSTDEFTFVGFLSKHSGTRKERLTVSASEATTQIFYVPPHKLLQFLEETSALFGVTRQCVIARELTKIHEEFWRGTLGEAEQWFTTHQPRGEITVLIEGKEDIPVETPSESQLENELRDLISNGHSLSTAVKLVADGTSVKRKIIYSIALRKFGKQQLVSESDSSDPSKPHRE